From a single Mycolicibacterium moriokaense genomic region:
- a CDS encoding HIT family protein — protein sequence MASVFTKIINGELPGRFVYEDDDVVAFLTIEPMTQGHTLVVPRAEIDNWQDVEPAEFNKVMAVAQRIGKAVCKAFDTERSGVIIAGLEVPHLHVHVFPARNLSDFGFANVDRNPSPESLDEAQARIKAALAELP from the coding sequence ATGGCGAGCGTGTTCACCAAGATCATCAACGGAGAGCTGCCCGGTCGATTCGTCTATGAGGACGACGACGTCGTCGCCTTCCTGACCATCGAGCCGATGACCCAGGGCCACACGTTGGTGGTCCCCCGCGCGGAGATCGACAACTGGCAGGACGTCGAGCCGGCCGAATTCAACAAGGTGATGGCCGTCGCGCAGCGCATCGGTAAGGCCGTTTGCAAGGCCTTCGACACGGAGCGTTCGGGGGTGATCATCGCCGGTCTCGAGGTACCGCACCTGCACGTGCACGTGTTCCCCGCGCGCAACCTGTCCGACTTCGGATTCGCCAACGTCGACCGCAACCCGTCTCCGGAGTCACTGGACGAGGCGCAGGCGAGGATCAAGGCCGCACTGGCCGAATTGCCCTGA
- a CDS encoding response regulator transcription factor, producing MAMAPAHEHTPEATVLVVDDETNIVELLSVSLKFQGFDVYTASNGSAALDKAREVKPDAVILDVMMPGMDGFGVLRRLRADGIDAPALFLTARDSLQDKIAGLTLGGDDYVTKPFSLEEVVARLRVILRRSGRGAVEEARSSRLTFADIELDEDTHEVWKAGEPVSLSPTEFTLLRYFIINAGTVLSKPKILDHVWRYDFGGDVNVVESYVSYLRRKIDTGEQRLLHTLRGVGYVLREPR from the coding sequence ATGGCGATGGCTCCTGCACACGAACACACCCCGGAGGCCACGGTCCTCGTGGTAGACGACGAGACCAACATCGTCGAGCTGCTGTCGGTGAGCCTCAAGTTCCAGGGTTTCGACGTCTACACGGCGTCCAACGGTTCGGCCGCCCTGGACAAGGCACGTGAGGTCAAACCGGACGCGGTGATCCTCGACGTGATGATGCCCGGCATGGACGGCTTCGGCGTGCTGCGTCGGCTGCGTGCCGACGGCATCGACGCTCCGGCGCTGTTCCTCACGGCCCGCGATTCGCTGCAGGACAAGATCGCCGGGCTCACCCTCGGCGGTGATGACTACGTGACAAAACCGTTCAGCCTCGAAGAGGTGGTCGCCCGGCTGCGGGTGATCCTGCGGCGGTCGGGTCGTGGTGCCGTCGAGGAGGCGCGCAGTTCCCGGTTGACGTTCGCCGACATCGAACTCGACGAGGACACCCACGAGGTGTGGAAAGCCGGCGAGCCGGTCTCCCTTTCACCTACCGAATTCACGCTGCTGCGCTACTTCATCATCAACGCGGGCACCGTGCTGTCGAAGCCGAAGATCCTCGACCACGTCTGGCGCTACGACTTCGGCGGTGACGTCAACGTCGTCGAGTCCTACGTGTCGTATCTCCGTCGCAAGATCGACACCGGCGAACAGCGTCTGCTGCACACGTTGCGTGGCGTGGGGTACGTCCTTCGCGAACCCCGATGA
- a CDS encoding sensor histidine kinase, with translation MGALSRRGIPLRVGLVAATLVLVACGLLAADVAVTSILRHSLSNRVDEELLDASRSWAQAPRQVPAEPMAGPNPARPPSDFYVRGIGPDGHIWMAVNDRDAEPALPDSNDVGPEPVTIGSVGDSGVRWRAMTVRGPQGELTTVAIDLSDVETTLRALTYAQLGIGLAVLLVVGVAGYWVVHRSLRPLVEVERTAAAIAAGQLDRRVPERDPRTEVGRLSLALNGMLAQIQTAIAASEASAEQARGSEERMRRFITDASHELRTPLTTIRGFAELYRQGAADNIEMLMSRIESESSRMGLLVEDLLLLARLDAQRPLDQRRVDLLVLASDAVHDARSIAPKRRITMEVFDGPGTPEVLGDEPRLRQVLSNLMSNALQHTPETADVAVRVGTQDDTAVLEVCDKGPGMSVEDAHRVFERFYRADSSRARASGGTGLGLSIVDSLVHAHGGTVSVTTAPGQGCRFTVKLPRIADVPAQLG, from the coding sequence GTGGGCGCATTGAGCAGGCGGGGAATCCCGCTGCGCGTTGGACTCGTGGCCGCCACCCTGGTGTTGGTGGCGTGCGGCCTGCTCGCCGCGGATGTGGCGGTCACATCGATCCTGCGCCACAGCCTGAGCAACCGGGTGGACGAGGAACTGCTCGACGCCTCCCGCAGCTGGGCCCAAGCCCCGCGTCAGGTGCCCGCGGAGCCGATGGCGGGGCCCAACCCCGCCCGCCCGCCGTCGGACTTCTACGTCCGGGGCATCGGTCCCGACGGCCACATCTGGATGGCGGTCAACGACCGTGACGCCGAACCGGCACTGCCTGACTCCAATGACGTCGGTCCCGAGCCGGTCACCATCGGTTCGGTCGGCGACTCGGGCGTCCGGTGGCGCGCGATGACGGTGCGCGGTCCGCAGGGCGAACTCACCACCGTGGCCATCGATCTGTCCGACGTCGAGACGACGCTGCGCGCCCTGACATACGCCCAACTCGGCATCGGGCTGGCCGTGCTGCTCGTGGTTGGCGTGGCGGGGTATTGGGTCGTGCACCGCAGCCTCCGGCCGCTGGTGGAAGTGGAACGGACCGCTGCGGCGATCGCGGCGGGCCAGCTGGACCGAAGGGTGCCGGAGCGGGATCCGCGGACCGAGGTCGGCCGATTGTCGCTGGCGCTGAACGGCATGCTCGCCCAGATCCAGACCGCGATCGCGGCGTCGGAGGCGTCCGCTGAGCAGGCGCGCGGTTCCGAGGAACGGATGCGCCGATTCATCACCGACGCAAGCCACGAGCTACGCACACCGCTGACCACCATCCGCGGTTTCGCTGAGCTGTACCGCCAAGGTGCCGCGGACAACATCGAGATGCTGATGAGCCGCATCGAAAGTGAGTCGAGCCGGATGGGTCTGCTGGTCGAAGACCTCTTGCTGCTGGCGCGGCTCGATGCGCAGCGTCCGCTCGATCAGCGGAGGGTTGATCTGCTGGTGTTGGCAAGCGACGCCGTCCACGATGCGCGGTCGATCGCGCCGAAGCGCAGGATCACGATGGAGGTCTTCGACGGACCCGGCACCCCCGAAGTACTCGGCGACGAGCCGCGGCTGCGGCAGGTGCTCTCGAACCTGATGTCCAATGCGCTGCAGCACACACCCGAGACGGCGGATGTCGCTGTGCGGGTGGGAACACAGGACGACACCGCGGTGCTCGAGGTCTGTGACAAGGGCCCGGGTATGAGCGTGGAAGACGCTCACCGCGTGTTCGAGCGTTTCTACCGCGCGGATTCGTCGCGGGCGCGGGCGAGCGGCGGCACCGGACTGGGGCTCTCGATCGTCGACTCGTTGGTGCACGCGCACGGCGGCACAGTCAGCGTCACGACCGCGCCGGGCCAAGGTTGCCGGTTCACGGTCAAGCTGCCGCGGATCGCCGACGTGCCCGCCCAGCTGGGTTGA
- a CDS encoding SDR family NAD(P)-dependent oxidoreductase → MVVGGTRGIGLAVAELLATQGAGVVLNGRDPATANEAAERIAGAIAHPGSPSDPDVADALIERCVEEFGSIDILVNCAGTPGLAGESILRVTSTLFRDLIDAHLMTTFETCRAAAPKMVEQGGGSIINTSSFAYLGDYGGTGYPAGKGGVNGLTMAIAAELKEHGVRANVVCPGAKTRLSTGSEYESHIAELNSRGLLDNASTQAALDAPPPQYAAPIYAYLASDLAKGVTGQIFIAAGGFVGRFDRQTPAIIGYRDHADSPPWSIEELDGLIR, encoded by the coding sequence GGACGCGACCCCGCCACCGCGAACGAGGCCGCCGAACGGATAGCCGGTGCGATCGCCCATCCCGGCTCGCCGTCCGACCCCGACGTCGCCGACGCGCTTATCGAGCGGTGCGTGGAGGAGTTCGGCAGCATCGACATCCTCGTCAACTGCGCGGGCACGCCCGGGCTCGCGGGTGAGTCGATTCTGCGAGTCACCAGCACGCTGTTCCGCGATCTGATCGACGCACACCTGATGACCACGTTCGAGACCTGCCGGGCCGCCGCGCCGAAGATGGTGGAACAGGGCGGTGGTTCGATCATCAACACCAGCTCGTTCGCATATCTCGGCGACTACGGCGGCACCGGGTATCCCGCGGGTAAGGGCGGCGTCAACGGACTGACGATGGCCATCGCGGCGGAGCTCAAGGAGCACGGGGTGCGGGCGAACGTGGTGTGCCCCGGCGCCAAGACGCGGCTTTCCACGGGCTCGGAGTACGAAAGCCACATTGCTGAGTTGAACAGCCGGGGCCTGCTCGACAACGCCAGTACCCAGGCCGCGCTCGACGCGCCGCCGCCCCAGTACGCCGCACCGATCTACGCCTACCTCGCCAGCGATCTCGCCAAGGGCGTGACGGGCCAGATCTTCATCGCCGCAGGCGGTTTCGTCGGTCGCTTCGACCGTCAGACGCCGGCGATCATCGGCTATCGTGACCACGCCGATTCACCGCCGTGGAGCATCGAGGAACTGGACGGCCTCATCCGCTGA